A genomic region of Bacillus sp. 2205SS5-2 contains the following coding sequences:
- a CDS encoding tRNA (adenine(22)-N(1))-methyltransferase yields MNAEKLSKRLEKVASFIPHESRLVDIGSDHAYLPCYAVKAGIVNFAIAGEVVEGPYESAKHQVQQLRLENHIRVRLGSGLEVISRGEVNVITIAGMGGTLISSILEEGKEKLVGNERLILQPNVSAISIRKWLMKNGWAVVKEEILEEENKIYEIVVAEKGDSYQLTEKELLLGPILIKENNDIFKKKWQQECDQWKRILKEMEQAEETSELSIKKSEFRKKITMVEGVI; encoded by the coding sequence GTGAATGCAGAAAAATTATCGAAGAGATTAGAAAAAGTAGCTAGTTTTATTCCTCACGAGTCACGCCTCGTTGATATAGGGTCAGATCATGCGTATTTACCATGCTATGCGGTTAAAGCTGGAATCGTCAATTTCGCCATCGCAGGGGAAGTTGTTGAAGGACCGTACGAATCGGCCAAGCATCAAGTGCAACAGTTGAGATTAGAAAATCATATACGAGTCCGTTTGGGTAGTGGCTTAGAGGTGATTTCTAGAGGAGAAGTGAATGTCATTACCATTGCAGGGATGGGAGGCACGCTTATTTCGTCCATTTTAGAAGAGGGAAAAGAAAAATTGGTTGGGAATGAGCGGTTAATATTACAACCGAATGTTTCAGCCATTTCCATTAGAAAATGGTTAATGAAAAATGGATGGGCTGTTGTTAAAGAAGAAATTTTAGAAGAAGAAAATAAAATTTATGAGATTGTAGTAGCAGAAAAAGGGGATTCTTATCAATTAACTGAAAAAGAATTATTACTTGGTCCCATATTAATAAAAGAAAATAATGATATTTTCAAAAAAAAATGGCAGCAAGAATGCGATCAATGGAAGAGGATACTAAAAGAAATGGAACAAGCGGAAGAAACGAGTGAGTTATCGATAAAAAAGAGTGAATTCAGAAAAAAAATCACGATGGTGGAGGGAGTCATTTGA
- the rpoD gene encoding RNA polymerase sigma factor RpoD — protein sequence MAEKSARSKEVESELTLEQVKEQLLEVGKKRGVLTYEEIAEKLSNFDIESDQMDEYYESLGEQGIEVINENGADDAPSTAQINKGTDEEFDLNDLSVPPGVKINDPVRMYLKEIGRVDLLSAQEEISLANRIENGDEEAKRRLAEANLRLVVSIAKRYVGRGMLFLDLIQEGNMGLIKAVEKFDYRKGFKFSTYATWWIRQAITRAIADQARTIRIPVHMVETINKLIRVQRQLLQDLGREPSPEEIGEEMDLTPEKVREILKIAQEPVSLETPIGEEDDSHLGDFIEDAEAQSPSEHAAYELLKEQLEDVLDTLTDREENVLRLRFGLDDGRTRTLEEVGKVFGVTRERIRQIEAKALRKLRHPSRSKRLKDFLE from the coding sequence ATGGCTGAAAAGTCAGCACGTTCCAAAGAGGTAGAATCAGAACTTACGTTAGAACAAGTAAAAGAACAATTACTTGAGGTTGGGAAAAAACGCGGTGTCTTAACATATGAAGAAATAGCTGAAAAGCTTTCGAATTTTGATATTGAATCCGATCAAATGGATGAATACTATGAAAGTTTGGGTGAACAAGGCATTGAAGTTATTAATGAAAACGGGGCCGACGATGCACCAAGTACAGCTCAAATTAATAAAGGTACAGATGAGGAATTTGACTTAAATGACTTAAGTGTTCCTCCTGGAGTGAAGATTAATGACCCTGTACGAATGTATTTGAAAGAGATTGGTCGAGTAGACCTTCTTTCTGCTCAAGAGGAAATTTCACTTGCAAACCGCATTGAAAATGGTGATGAGGAAGCTAAGAGAAGATTGGCTGAGGCAAACCTTCGTCTTGTAGTAAGTATTGCTAAGCGTTATGTAGGCCGTGGCATGCTATTCTTAGATTTAATTCAAGAAGGAAATATGGGCTTAATTAAAGCTGTAGAAAAATTCGATTATCGTAAAGGATTTAAGTTTAGTACGTATGCTACTTGGTGGATTCGTCAGGCTATAACACGTGCAATTGCGGATCAGGCAAGAACCATTCGGATTCCTGTTCATATGGTTGAGACCATTAATAAACTAATTCGTGTCCAACGACAACTACTACAAGATTTAGGTCGTGAACCTTCACCAGAAGAAATAGGAGAAGAAATGGACTTAACGCCTGAAAAGGTGCGCGAAATTCTAAAGATTGCTCAAGAGCCAGTTTCTTTGGAAACTCCGATTGGAGAGGAAGATGACTCTCATTTAGGAGACTTTATTGAAGACGCAGAAGCACAATCTCCTTCAGAACACGCTGCATATGAGTTGTTGAAAGAGCAACTTGAAGATGTCTTAGATACATTAACAGATCGTGAAGAAAATGTATTACGACTTCGTTTTGGATTAGATGATGGCCGAACAAGAACTCTAGAAGAAGTTGGAAAAGTATTTGGCGTTACCCGCGAACGTATTCGTCAAATTGAAGCGAAAGCTCTTCGAAAACTTCGTCACCCAAGCCGTAGCAAACGTTTAAAAGACTTCTTAGAATAG
- a CDS encoding DEAD/DEAH box helicase: MSHQFNKFSFKPFINEAIKEAGFQEPTEIQEKIIPTILKGESAIGQSQTGTGKTHSFLLPILQKINVEQQTVQAVITAPTRELAQQLYQATIELAKHSDEEITVRNFIGGTDKQRAITKLKNQPHIVVGTPGRISDLMKEQALFVHTATMLVVDEADLMLDMGFILDVDKIAAKMPSNLQILVFSATLPEKLKPFLKKYMENPVYTHVQPKQVSAQNIQHVVVPQKSRDKINLLVNMLKSYNPYLSIVFTNTKAKAEEVADKLNAAGLKVGRIHGDLSPRERKQQMKQIRNLDYQFIVATDLAARGIDIEGVSHVINFELPKDLDFYIHRAGRTARAGFSGIAATIYTPSDEDALVKLEKLGIKFVQQDLKKGEWVELGELNKRSKRQKTSDSIDEKAKTHINKPKKVKPGYKRKMKWQMDEIKKKERRIKNRNK, from the coding sequence ATGTCCCATCAATTTAATAAATTTTCATTTAAACCATTTATAAATGAAGCAATCAAAGAAGCAGGCTTTCAAGAGCCTACAGAAATACAAGAGAAAATCATTCCTACGATTTTAAAAGGGGAAAGTGCTATCGGTCAATCACAGACCGGTACGGGAAAGACACACTCTTTCTTATTGCCAATTCTTCAAAAAATTAATGTAGAACAGCAGACTGTCCAAGCAGTCATTACCGCACCAACTCGTGAGCTTGCTCAGCAGCTTTATCAAGCAACGATTGAGTTAGCGAAGCATTCTGATGAGGAAATTACAGTGCGTAATTTCATAGGCGGTACAGATAAGCAACGGGCGATAACAAAGTTGAAAAATCAACCTCATATCGTCGTTGGTACCCCAGGTAGAATCAGCGATCTAATGAAGGAACAAGCTTTATTTGTTCATACTGCAACCATGTTAGTAGTGGACGAAGCAGATTTAATGCTTGATATGGGCTTCATTTTAGACGTTGATAAGATTGCAGCAAAAATGCCAAGCAATCTTCAAATTCTTGTATTTTCAGCAACTCTTCCAGAAAAATTAAAGCCATTTTTGAAAAAATACATGGAAAATCCGGTCTATACTCACGTACAACCTAAGCAAGTTTCGGCTCAGAACATCCAGCATGTAGTTGTTCCACAAAAAAGCCGTGACAAGATTAACTTGCTTGTTAATATGTTGAAGAGCTACAACCCCTATTTATCGATTGTCTTCACGAATACAAAAGCTAAAGCAGAAGAAGTGGCAGACAAACTCAATGCTGCAGGATTAAAGGTAGGAAGAATCCACGGTGATTTATCACCAAGAGAACGTAAACAGCAAATGAAACAAATCCGAAATCTTGACTATCAATTTATTGTGGCGACAGACTTAGCGGCTCGAGGCATTGATATTGAAGGTGTTAGTCATGTTATTAATTTTGAGCTACCAAAGGATCTTGATTTCTATATCCATCGAGCAGGTCGTACGGCTCGTGCAGGTTTTTCTGGAATAGCAGCAACGATTTACACTCCTAGCGATGAAGATGCGTTAGTAAAACTTGAGAAGTTGGGTATTAAGTTTGTTCAACAGGACCTAAAAAAAGGAGAATGGGTAGAACTAGGCGAATTGAATAAACGCTCAAAACGTCAAAAAACGAGTGATAGCATTGATGAAAAAGCGAAAACGCATATCAATAAACCTAAAAAAGTAAAGCCAGGGTACAAACGAAAAATGAAGTGGCAAATGGACGAAATTAAAAAGAAAGAACGTCGAATTAAAAATAGAAATAAGTAA
- a CDS encoding Nif3-like dinuclear metal center hexameric protein, with amino-acid sequence MKKVNGFQIIEQFEDFSPKKYALEGDKIGLQVGSLNKNVERVMITLDVLEEVVDEAIEKQIDLIIAHHPPIYNALKNLVTDKGQGRIFEKLIKNDIAVYVAHTNLDVAQGGVNDLLAEALLLENTNILVPSFEEDLSKLVVYVPEEAADEVRKALGESGAGHIGNYQNCSFSSSGTGRFLPLKESNPYIGSQGKAEEVTEVRIETIVEQSLEQKLIKTMLKAHPYEEPAYDVIKLKQKGRTLGLGRIGSLKEPMSLEAFAQFVKKQLKVEGVRFVGHKKETVKKVAVLGGDGNKYIHAAKFKGADVLVTGDLYFHTAHEAMMLGLNVVDPGHHVEKVMIKGVAKILERKMIERNFKVEIIQSETNTNPFTIV; translated from the coding sequence ATGAAAAAAGTGAATGGTTTTCAAATCATTGAACAATTTGAAGATTTTTCTCCCAAAAAGTATGCATTAGAAGGAGATAAGATTGGTCTTCAAGTCGGTTCTCTAAATAAAAATGTCGAAAGAGTCATGATCACTCTAGATGTTTTAGAGGAAGTGGTGGATGAGGCAATCGAAAAGCAAATAGATTTAATAATCGCCCATCACCCACCCATTTATAATGCGTTAAAAAACCTTGTGACAGATAAAGGACAGGGAAGAATATTTGAAAAGTTAATCAAAAATGATATCGCAGTATATGTAGCCCATACGAACTTAGATGTGGCACAAGGTGGTGTGAATGATCTACTGGCTGAAGCACTGTTATTAGAAAATACGAACATTTTAGTTCCATCGTTTGAAGAAGATTTGAGTAAGTTAGTCGTTTATGTTCCCGAGGAAGCGGCTGATGAGGTGCGAAAAGCGCTAGGAGAAAGTGGTGCAGGACATATAGGGAATTACCAAAACTGTTCCTTTTCAAGCTCTGGAACAGGACGCTTTTTGCCATTAAAAGAAAGTAACCCATATATTGGTTCACAAGGAAAGGCTGAAGAAGTCACAGAGGTTCGCATTGAAACAATCGTTGAACAATCTCTTGAACAAAAATTAATCAAGACCATGTTAAAAGCACATCCTTATGAAGAGCCAGCTTATGATGTGATTAAGCTAAAGCAAAAAGGGAGAACATTAGGCTTAGGAAGAATTGGCTCTTTAAAGGAGCCAATGTCTTTAGAGGCATTTGCCCAATTTGTCAAGAAGCAGTTAAAGGTTGAGGGGGTTCGTTTTGTAGGGCATAAAAAGGAAACAGTGAAAAAGGTAGCTGTTTTAGGTGGAGATGGCAACAAATACATACATGCTGCAAAGTTTAAAGGAGCCGATGTTTTAGTTACGGGGGATCTATATTTTCATACAGCACACGAAGCGATGATGTTAGGATTAAATGTGGTGGACCCTGGTCATCATGTTGAAAAAGTCATGATAAAGGGTGTTGCCAAAATTCTAGAGAGAAAGATGATAGAACGGAACTTTAAAGTGGAAATTATTCAGTCAGAAACGAATACGAATCCATTTACCATCGTATAG
- the vrrA gene encoding VrrA/YqfQ family protein: protein MPPRNPSPFQFNPRGGRPPSLRGGFSPARQPQAMFGRNILQNPQNSIIQQGARAAKTNSGLLSRLFQRGSTSSGVSNAVSGFERSAAGNVTGSGGLLKGLLQPGNVNSMLSNTQQMLQTAQQVGPMIKQFQQYGPIIKNLPAMWKLYRGLQDGDSEEAEEDTTESSDANESTETASRTTSKRSKKTTSKKKSTTTLPQEEETKLSRGNSKPKLYI from the coding sequence ATGCCACCTAGAAACCCATCTCCGTTTCAGTTTAACCCAAGAGGCGGACGACCACCATCACTGAGAGGAGGATTCTCTCCCGCGCGGCAACCTCAAGCAATGTTTGGAAGAAATATTTTACAAAACCCTCAGAATTCAATCATTCAACAAGGAGCTCGCGCAGCTAAGACAAATAGCGGTTTACTTTCTCGATTGTTTCAGCGTGGAAGCACTTCAAGTGGTGTGAGTAATGCAGTGTCTGGATTTGAACGCAGTGCCGCTGGAAATGTTACAGGAAGTGGTGGTTTATTAAAAGGATTGCTACAGCCAGGGAACGTTAATAGCATGTTAAGTAACACACAACAGATGTTACAAACGGCTCAACAAGTAGGACCAATGATTAAACAGTTTCAACAATATGGACCGATAATCAAAAACCTCCCAGCAATGTGGAAACTGTATCGTGGTTTGCAGGATGGTGACTCAGAGGAAGCAGAAGAAGATACTACGGAATCAAGTGATGCCAATGAATCCACAGAAACTGCTTCTCGGACTACATCAAAAAGATCGAAAAAAACTACAAGCAAGAAGAAATCCACTACCACTTTGCCTCAAGAAGAGGAAACAAAGCTTTCAAGAGGCAACTCAAAGCCTAAATTATATATTTAG
- a CDS encoding 4-hydroxy-3-methylbut-2-enyl diphosphate reductase, which translates to MEVQKISPRGYCYGVVDAMVIARNAALDKSLPRPIYILGMIVHNKHVTDAFEADGIITLDGENRKEILEKVDTGTIIFTAHGVSPEVRKLAAEKGLITIDATCPDVTRTHDLIREKEAEGYEVIYIGKKGHPEPEGAVGVAPQIVHLVEKPEEVASLTIKSDKIIVTNQTTMSQWDVVDIMEKVTEKYPHAEAHKEICLATQVRQEAVAEQAGDADVLIVVGDPKSNNSNRLAQVSEEIAHTKAYRISDVSELEIEWLKDAGKIAVTAGASTPTPLVKEVINFLNQFEYTDPTTWKRERTVPLHKILPKVKKPKTISQD; encoded by the coding sequence ATGGAAGTTCAAAAAATTTCACCAAGAGGGTATTGTTACGGCGTTGTAGATGCAATGGTGATTGCACGAAACGCTGCTTTAGATAAAAGCCTACCACGTCCCATCTATATTTTGGGGATGATTGTTCATAACAAACATGTGACAGATGCCTTTGAAGCAGACGGGATTATTACCCTTGACGGAGAAAACCGTAAAGAAATTTTAGAAAAAGTGGACACTGGAACCATCATTTTCACAGCACATGGGGTTTCCCCCGAAGTAAGAAAGTTAGCCGCTGAAAAAGGACTTATTACGATTGATGCCACATGTCCTGATGTAACAAGAACACATGACCTTATTCGCGAGAAAGAAGCAGAAGGTTATGAAGTCATTTATATCGGTAAAAAAGGACACCCTGAACCTGAAGGAGCGGTTGGTGTAGCACCTCAAATTGTTCATTTGGTAGAAAAACCAGAGGAAGTCGCCTCCTTAACTATCAAAAGCGATAAAATTATTGTCACAAATCAAACCACAATGAGTCAGTGGGATGTAGTTGATATCATGGAAAAAGTTACAGAAAAATATCCTCACGCCGAAGCCCATAAAGAGATATGTTTAGCCACTCAAGTCCGTCAAGAGGCGGTTGCTGAACAAGCTGGTGATGCAGATGTTTTAATTGTTGTTGGAGACCCTAAAAGCAACAACAGCAACCGACTTGCTCAAGTTTCAGAAGAAATTGCTCATACAAAAGCCTACCGCATTTCTGATGTATCAGAACTTGAAATTGAGTGGTTGAAGGACGCCGGGAAAATTGCAGTTACTGCTGGGGCATCGACTCCAACACCGCTTGTCAAAGAAGTGATCAATTTTTTAAACCAATTTGAATACACTGATCCGACCACCTGGAAAAGAGAACGTACTGTTCCTCTGCATAAAATTTTACCTAAAGTAAAAAAACCAAAAACAATTTCACAAGACTAA
- a CDS encoding acyl-CoA dehydrogenase family protein — MNYELTSEQKMIQRTIKEFANEIVAPGAIERDRNKTFPIEEFKQLAGLGIMGLPFPEEYGGSGADTISFAIVVEELSRVCASTGITYSAHISLGGAPLNLFGSHEQKQKYLTPICTGESFGAFGLTEPNAGSDAGGTQTTAKVDGNEYVINGNKCYITNASYANSLALTAITGTENGQKEISAIIVPTNSKGFTIVDNYEKMGLHASNTTELVMEDVRVPTENLLGNQGEGFKQFLMTLDGGRIGIGAMAVGIAQGAFDKALQYSKERKQFGKSLSQFQVTQFKLADMAMKIELARTMVHKAAWLKDQGKPFTKEASMCKLYASEVCMEITDQAVQLHGGNGYMKDYEVERMMRDAKLLEIGEGTSEVQRMVIAREIGCFS; from the coding sequence ATGAATTACGAATTAACTTCTGAACAAAAGATGATTCAACGCACCATTAAGGAATTTGCGAATGAAATTGTCGCTCCAGGAGCGATTGAACGAGATCGAAACAAGACCTTTCCGATAGAAGAGTTTAAGCAATTGGCAGGGTTAGGAATTATGGGATTGCCTTTCCCGGAGGAATATGGTGGTTCGGGAGCGGATACTATTAGCTTTGCAATTGTTGTAGAAGAATTAAGTAGAGTATGTGCATCGACAGGCATAACCTATTCTGCACATATATCATTAGGAGGAGCACCACTAAATTTATTCGGATCACATGAGCAAAAGCAAAAGTACTTAACTCCCATTTGTACAGGAGAGTCATTCGGAGCATTTGGTCTCACAGAACCCAATGCAGGCTCAGATGCTGGTGGAACACAAACGACTGCCAAGGTAGATGGAAATGAATATGTAATTAACGGAAACAAATGTTACATAACCAATGCGAGCTATGCGAACTCTTTAGCTCTTACTGCTATTACTGGAACTGAGAATGGACAAAAAGAAATAAGTGCAATCATTGTCCCAACGAATTCAAAAGGTTTTACCATTGTTGACAATTACGAAAAGATGGGACTTCATGCATCAAATACAACCGAACTTGTTATGGAAGATGTTCGTGTTCCAACTGAAAACCTCTTAGGTAATCAAGGTGAAGGGTTTAAACAATTTTTAATGACCTTAGACGGTGGACGAATTGGTATTGGGGCAATGGCTGTAGGTATCGCTCAAGGAGCGTTTGACAAAGCCCTCCAATACTCAAAAGAGAGAAAGCAATTTGGAAAAAGCTTATCTCAATTTCAGGTGACTCAGTTTAAACTGGCTGATATGGCGATGAAGATTGAACTTGCTCGTACGATGGTTCATAAAGCAGCTTGGTTGAAAGATCAGGGCAAACCATTTACAAAAGAAGCATCAATGTGCAAATTGTATGCGTCTGAAGTGTGTATGGAAATCACCGACCAAGCAGTGCAACTACATGGTGGAAACGGTTATATGAAAGATTATGAAGTCGAGAGAATGATGCGTGACGCAAAACTTCTCGAAATTGGGGAAGGTACTTCGGAAGTTCAAAGAATGGTGATTGCAAGAGAAATTGGTTGTTTTTCTTAA
- the cccA gene encoding cytochrome c550 — protein MNRNPIIPFILIMVMGIGLVFFLSVKGISDADEMASEHGEGEMEGSEDVAFDPEGLYEKSCIGCHGGDYGGGVGPGLVGVGEKYSAEEIKDILQNGKGAGMPANLVPAENLDAMTEWLLSLE, from the coding sequence ATGAATCGCAATCCAATTATTCCGTTTATCTTGATTATGGTGATGGGAATTGGTCTCGTTTTTTTCCTTTCTGTTAAAGGAATTAGCGATGCTGACGAAATGGCTAGTGAGCATGGTGAAGGCGAAATGGAAGGTTCAGAGGATGTCGCTTTTGATCCTGAAGGGCTTTACGAAAAATCTTGTATCGGTTGTCACGGTGGAGATTATGGTGGCGGTGTAGGTCCTGGTCTAGTAGGCGTGGGTGAAAAATACAGCGCTGAAGAGATCAAGGATATTCTTCAAAATGGTAAAGGAGCTGGAATGCCAGCGAACCTAGTACCAGCTGAAAACCTTGATGCTATGACTGAATGGTTATTGAGTCTTGAGTAG